A single genomic interval of Rhododendron vialii isolate Sample 1 chromosome 3a, ASM3025357v1 harbors:
- the LOC131320484 gene encoding proline transporter 2-like, with amino-acid sequence MASSTRERHEDDSAPRKLYSEQQLVVEIPETAHQISHDSWFQVGFVLTTGINSSYVLGYSGTTMVPLGWIAGIVGFIIATVISLYANSLIAKLHEFGGKRHIRYRDLAGFIYGRKAYSLTWALQYVNLFMINTGYIILAGQALKAVYVLFRDDDAMKLPYFIAISGIVCAMFAIGIPHLSALRIWLGFSTLFSLVYIVIAIALSVRDGIEAPTRDYSIPGTTTSKIFTTIGAAANLVFAFNTGMLPEIQATVRQPVVENMMKALYFQFSVGVLPLYAVTFVGYWAYGSQTSTYLLNSVNGPVWVKTVASIASFLQTVIALHIFASPMYEYLDTRYSIKGSPLAFQNLSFRIMVRGGYLAINTFVAALLPFLGDFMSLTGAVSTFPLTFVLANHMYLVAKENKLTNLQKSWHWLNVCFFGCMSLAAAVAALRLIAVDSKTYNLFADI; translated from the exons ATGGCGTCGTCCACAAGGGAACGACACGAGGACGATTCAGCCCCACGGAAGCTCTATTCTGAACAACAGTTAGTCGTTGAAATTCCCGAAACCGCTCACCAGATCAgccatg ATTCATGGTTTCAAGTGGGTTTTGTGCTCACTACTGGTATCAACAGTTCTTATGTATTGGGGTATTCCGGGACAACCATGGTTCCTCTGGGATGGATAGCAGGCATAGTTGGGTTTATCATAGCCACCGTAATCTCTCTGTACGCAAATTCTCTCATTGCTAAGCTCCATGAATTTGGAGGGAAAAGACACATCAGATACAGAGACCTTGCCGGTTTCATATATG GTCGAAAAGCTTACTCACTCACATGGGCATTGCAGTATGTGAATCTCTTCATGATTAACACTGGATATATCATTTTGGCTGGTCAGGCTTTAAAG GCTGTCTATGTTCTTTTTAGGGATGACGATGCCATGAAGCTTCCGTACTTCATTGCAATATCTGGGATTGTATGCGCCATGTTTGCCATTGGGATACCCCATTTGTCAGCTTTAAGGATTTGGCTGGGATTTTCGACTTTATTTAGTCTTGTGTATATTGTCATAGCAATTGCATTATCGGTTCGAGATG GAATTGAAGCTCCCACAAGGGACTATAGCATCCCAGGAACAACGACGAGCAAGATTTTTACTACTATTGGTGCTGCTGCAAATCTGGTTTTTGCATTCAATACAGGAATGCTTCCAGAGATACAG GCAACCGTAAGACAACCTGTTGTGGAGAACATGATGAAAGCACTCTACTTTCAGTTCAGCGTAGGAGTTCTGCCATTGTATGCTGTTACTTTCGTAGGTTACTGGGCTTACGGATCCCAAACCTCAACTTACTTGCTCAACAGCGTTAACGGTCCAGTTTGGGTGAAGACAGTTGCCAGCATTGCTTCTTTCTTGCAAACTGTTATTGCTCTACAT ATATTCGCAAGCCCAATGTACGAATACTTGGACACAAGGTACAGCATCAAAGGAAGTCCACTGGCATTTCAAAACTTGTCATTCAGAATTATGGTGAGAGGTGGTTACCTAGCTATAAACACCTTTGTGGCAGCACTATTGCCGTTCCTGGGAGACTTCATGAGCCTTACCGGGGCTGTCAGCACATTCCCCCTCACTTTTGTACTTGCAAACCACATGTACCTGGTGGCTAAGGAGAACAAGTTGACTAATCTGCAGAAATCTTGGCATTGGCTCAATGTCTGCTTCTTTGGCTGCATGTCCCTAGCAGCAGCTGTTGCTGCCTTGAGACTCATTGCAGTTGACTCCAAAACTTACAATCTCTTTGCAGATATATGA
- the LOC131320488 gene encoding uncharacterized protein LOC131320488 yields the protein MGIWTLLEGCLLLANALAILNEERFLVPRRWSFQEFSGVRRNSMKGQLIGLIYAVQYMRILLMVANVVVIVVKLVSG from the coding sequence ATGGGTATTTGGACGCTACTAGAAGGTTGTTTGCTACTCGCTAATGCACTGGCAATATTGAACGAGGAGCGCTTCCTTGTGCCTAGACGGTGGAGCTTCCAGGAATTCTCGGGAGTCAGAAGAAATTCAATGAAGGGACAGCTGATCGGTCTTATTTATGCAGTCCAGTACATGAGAATTCTTCTTATGGTTGCCAATGTTGTCGTCATTGTTGTGAAGCTGGTATCTGGGTGA